In Sphaeramia orbicularis chromosome 1, fSphaOr1.1, whole genome shotgun sequence, a genomic segment contains:
- the slc25a10b gene encoding mitochondrial dicarboxylate carrier, with translation MTEKRISRWYFGGLASCGAACCTHPLDLIKVHLQTQQEVKKRMMGMAIHVVKNDGVLALYNGLSASLCRQMSYSLTRFAIYETVRDMMGSTNKGPMPFYQKVLLGAFGGFTGGFVGTPADMVNVRMQNDMKLPPELRRNYKNAIDGLFRVFREEGLKRLFSGATMASSRGAMVTVGQLACYDQAKQLVLGTGIMGDNILTHFLSSFIAGGCATFLCQPLDVMKTRLMNSKGEYTGVTHCLRETAKLGPLAFYKGLVPAGIRLIPHTILTFIFLEQLKKYFGIRIIS, from the exons ATGACCGAGAAACGCATTTCGCGGTGGTATTTCGGTGGGCTGGCGTCCTGCGGGGCCGCCTGCTGCACGCATCCTCTGGATCTGATTAAG GTGCACCTGCAGACGCAGCAGGAAGTGAAGAAGAGGATGATGGGAATGGCCATTCATGTGGTGAAGAATGACGGGGTGCTGGCTCTTTACAACGGCCTGTCTGCTTCTCTGTGTAGACAG aTGTCCTACTCCCTCACCAGATTTGCCATCTATGAGACAGTGAGAGACATGATGGGCAGCACAAACAAAGGCCCCATGCCTTTCTACCAGAAGGTCCTGCTGGGCGCCTTCGGAG GTTTCACTGGTGGTTTTGTGGGGACTCCAGCAGACATGGTGAATGTCAG GATGCAGAATGACATGAAACTACCACCAGAACTGAGGAGAAA TTATAAAAATGCCATTGATGGGCTTTTCAGAGTCTTTAGAGAAG AGGGACTGAAGAGGCTGTTTTCTGGAGCCACCATGGCGTCCAGCAGAGGAGCCATGGTCACAGTGGGACAG TTGGCGTGTTATGACCAGGCCAAGCAGCTCGTGCTGGGGACAGGCATAATGGGAGATAATATATTAACTCACTTCCTCTCCAGTTTCATTGCT GGAGGCTGTGCTACATTCTTGTGTCAACCTCTGGATGTGATGAAGACGAGGCTGATGAACTCAAAGGGAGAGTACACA GGAGTAACACATTGCCTTCGGGAAACTGCCAAACTGGGGCCTTTGGCATTTTACAAG GGTCTCGTTCCTGCAGGGATTCGTTTGATTCCTCACACAATACTCACCTTCATCTTCCTCGAACAGCTAAAGAAATACTTTGGCATTCGGATCATCTCCTGA